Genomic window (Cellulosilyticum lentocellum DSM 5427):
TACAGGTGCTACAGTAGGTACTAATTGAATCTCTTGGGCAAAAACACATGTATTTGCTAGCCCTATACATAAAGATAAACCTAATACTTTAAAATATCTTTTCATCATTATCTACTCCTTTACATGCTTATATACTATATAGGACGTCACATCATGCAGCAATGTTCCAAAAATAAAGTAAATAATACTAAAAGTTTAAATTAAACAAAAAATAGCCTATACTCCAACAATGAAGTATAGGCTTCTTTTTTATAAAAAAGTTGCGTCAAATAAGTGTCAAACGTCTTCGCCACTACTTGACAAGTATGAATCTATCAAGAGTTCAGCGCTGATAAGGTAGTGGTAGCTAATCCACTACCTTTTACCTCTTTGATGAATCATTTTTGGATGGTTGATTGGAAACTTTGTTGTCTTAAGTTTCCTTGGTACAAAAGATTGCTAGGTTATATAAGTTGTGTGTGTAATCGTATGCCTATGCTGCTTTTTGTACTAAAGTTCACCAAACCTTGTCTTCAAAGCCAATTGATTAGTTGTGTGTGTAATAGCATGGCTTTGCTGACGCTAAGTTAACACTTTATTTTACTAATAAAGATTCACCAGTCATTTCTGCTGGTTTTTCCATTCCCATCATTTCAATTAAAGTTGGAGCGATATCTGCAAGTTTACCGCCTTCTTTAAGTGTTACGCCTTCTTTATAATTAACAAGGACGAATGGTACTGGGTTAGTGGTGTGTGCAGTAAATGCACCACCTGTTTCTGGATCAATCATTTGTTCTGCATTCCCATGGTCTGCACAAATGAAAGCATATCCATTTGTTTCTTCAATGGCAGTAATCACTTTACCTACTGCTGTATCCACAGCTTCAATTGCTTTTTTAGCTGCTTCAAGGTTACCTGTATGACCAACCATATCTGGGTTAGCAAAGTTACAGATAATCACATCATATTTACCACTGCGGATAGCAGCTTCAAGTTTCTCTGTTACTTCTGGTACACTCATTTCTGGTTGTAAGTCATAAGTTGCAACTTTTGGAGATGGTACAAGAATTCTATCTTCTCCTTCGTTAGGATCTTCTTCACCGCCATTGAAGAAGAAAGTAACGTGTGCATATTTTTCTGTTTCTGCAATACGAAGTTGTGTTTTACCATTTTTAGCAAGGAACTCACCAAAAGTATTAGTAAGTTCTTCTGGAACGAAACAAACTTCTGTATTTGGCATTGTAATATCGTATTGTGTGAAAGTCGTAAAGCTATTACCAATACGTTCTCTCTCAAAACCGTTGAATGCTGGGTCACAGAATACACGAGTCATTTCACGTGCACGGTCTGGTCTAAAGTTAAAGAATACTACTGCATCTTCTGCTTTAATAGCACCAATAGCTTTGCCATCTTTTGTAATGACTGTGGGAATAACGAATTCGTCATTGACTTCTTTTGCATAAGAATCAGCCATTACTTGTACAGGATCAGTTCCTTCTTCACCTTTTCCTAAAGCAATTGCATTGTATGCCTTTTCTACACGGTCCCATCTATTATCACGGTCCATTGCATAGTAACGACCTGATAAAGATGCGATTTGTCCTACACCAATTTCTTTCATTTTAGCTACTAATGCTTCAACGAAGCTTTTACCTGATGCAGGTGGTGTATCTCTTCCGTCTAAGAAAGCGTGTACATATACTTTTTCTAAACCTTCTTTTTTAGCCATTTCAAGAAGACCATAAAGGTGCTCGATATGGCTGTGTACACCACCATCTGATAATAAACCAAATAAGTGAAGTGCACTACCGTTTGTTTTACAAACGTTCATTGCTTTTAATAAAGCTTCATTTTTAAAGAATTCCCCATCTTGGATGGCTTTTGTAATACTTGTAAGTTGTTGGTAGACAATACGTCCAGCACCCATATTTAGGTGACCAACTTCTGAATTACCCATTTGTCCATCTGGAAGACCTACAGCCATACCACTAGCATAGCCTTTTACAGTAGGATATTTCTTCATAATGGCATCAATATTTGGTTTGTTAGCTTCGGCAATTGCATTAGCTTCCATGTTTTCATTGATACCGAATCCATCCAGAATGAGTAATAAGGTTGTTTGTTTACTCATTTTTTTGTCCTCCTTCTTATTACTTTTTAGTAGTTAACGATTGAAGTAAATTCAGCTTTAAGAGAAGCACCACCAACAAGGCCACCATCAATGTTACCCATGTTGAATAATTCATTTGCATTACCAGCATTTACGCTACCGCCGTATTGAACACGTACTTCATCAGCAACTTCTTGTCCATAAACTTCAGCAACTACTTCTCTAATGGCTTTACATACCTCTTCAGCTTGAGCTGAAGTAGCTGTTTTACCTGTTCCGATTGCCCAGATTGGTTCATAAGCAATTACTACTTTTTTAGCATCTTCTGCTTTTACATCTTTAAGAGCAACTTTTGTTTGAAGACGTACAAGGTCGATTGTAATGCCTTGTTCTCTTTCTTCTAAACTTTCACCAACACAAAGGATTGGTACTAAGTTATGCTCAATAGCTTTTAATACTTTTTTATTAACTGTTACATCTGTTTCAGCGAAATATTGTCTTCTTTCTGAGTGACCAATAATCACATATTTAACACCAAGCTCTACAAGCATGCTTGGAGCGATTTCACCTGTATAAGCACCATTTTCTTCAAAGTGCATGTTTTGTGCACCTACAGCAATGTTTGTTCCTTTAACTGCATCAAGTACAGCTGGAAGGCATACAAATGGTGGACATACTACTACGTCAACATCAGTTGTATTGATTTCATTTTTTAAAGAATTGATAAGTTCTACAGCTTTAGCTGGAGTCATGTTCATTTTCCAGTTACCAGCAACGATTTTTTTACGCATATAAAAACACTCCTTTAGTTTTTATGGTCTACGTTTTTAGGAATTGGCGTTCACTAAAACGTTTTATGTTTAGCTTTTGTAAGAGATGGCTATACTTTAACAAATAGCCTTAGCTTTTCTTAAAGTATAGCCTTTATTGATTAGCCTAAGGCCAAGTCTTATTTGTTATCAGCTGCTGCTACACCTGGAAGTTCTTTACCTTCTAAGAATTCAAGTGATGCACCACCACCTGTAGAGATGTGGCTCATTTTATCAGCAAAACCAAGACGTTTAACAGCATTTACAGAGTCTCCTCCACCAACTACTGTTGTAGCATCTGCAAGATCAGCTACTGCACCACATACTGCAAGCGTACCAGCTGCAAAGTTTTCAAATTCGAATACACCCATAGGTCCATTCCATACAACTGTTTTAGCTCCAGCTAAAGCATCTTTGTATAACTCGATTGTTTTTGGTCCGATATCGAATCCTGACCAACCAGCTTCGATTGTGTCAACTGTAGCTCTTTCTGTATCGTTAGCAAATGTTTTACCAACTACGTGGTCAACTGGAAGTAAAAGTTTAACACCTTTAGCTTCAGCTTTTTTAACCATTTCTAAAGCATAATCCATTTTGTCTTCTTCAAGAAGAGAGTTACCAACTTCTTGACCTTGAGCTTTAAGGAATGTATAAGCCATACCACCACCGATGATAAGTGTATCTACTTTATCAAGAAGGTTGTTGATTACAGCGATTTTATCAGATACTTTAGCACCACCAAGGATAGCTACGAATGGACGAACTGGATTTTCTACAGCTTCGCCTAAGAATTTAATTTCTTTTTGCATTAAGTAGCCTACTACGTTTTCTTTAGTGAATTTAGTTACACCAACGTTTGAGCAGTGTGCACGGTGAGCTGTACCAAATGCATCATTTACGAATACTTCATTATCGCAAAGAGCTGCGAGTTCTTTAGCATACTCTGCTGCATTTTCATCTTTACCGTATTTTGTTTCTTCTACTCTGTAACGAGTGTTTTGAAGTAATAATACTTCACCCTCTTTAAGGTCAGCAGCTACTTTTTGTGTTTCTGGACCTGTTACTTTAGCATCATCTACGAATTTAACTTCTACGCCAAGTCTTTCTGAAAGAGCAACTGCAACTGGAGCTAAAGATAACTCTGGAACAGCTTCTCCTTTTGGTTTACCAAGGTGTGAGCAAAGGATAACTTTTGCACCTTGATCTAATAATTTTTTAATTGTTGGGATAGCACCATCAATACGGTTGTAGTTTTGGATAACGCCTTCTTTTAAAGGTACGTTGAAATCACAACGAACAAGGACTTTTTTGCCTTGAAGATTTGTTAAATCATCTACTGTTTTTTTGTTTAACATGAGAATATCTCCTTTCGAATTTTCCATTATTTAGTATTTAAAGATAGCTAAAAAGGCCCGGTCCTATAAGTCTAACCTACAAGACCGGACCCTGTTAGGATCTTATAATAACTTCATGATTAATTTATTAAAAATTAAGCAAGTTCAGCGAAGTATTTGATTGTTCTAACCATTTGGCTTGTGTATGAATTTTCATTGTCATACCAAGAAACAACTTGTACTTGAGAAGTACCATTGTCAAGGTTAATTACCATTGTTTGTGTAGCATCGAATAATGATCCGAAGTTGATACCAACGATATCAGATGATACTAATTCTTCTTCAGTGTAACCGAAAGATGCATCAGAAGCTGCTTTCATAGCTGCATTGATTTCTTCTTTAGTTACTTTACCTTCAACGATTGCTGTAAGGATAGTTGTTGAACCTGTTGGAACTGGTACACGTTGAGCAGAACCGATTAATTTTCCGTTTAATGATGGAATAACTAAACCGATAGCTTTAGCAGCACCTGTTGAGTTTGGAACGATGTTTACAGCAGCTGCACGAGCTCTTCTGAAATCACCTTTTCTATGTGGACCGTCAAGAACCATTTGGTCACCTGTGTAAGCGTGGATTGTTGACATAATACCAGATTTAATTGGTGCTAAGTTATTAAGTGCATTAGCCATTGGAGCTAAACAGTTAGTTGTACAAGAAGCTGCAGAAATGATTGTATCTTCTTTTGTTAAGATATTTTCGTTAACACCGAATACAACTGTTGGAAGGTCATTACCAGCTGGAGCTGAGATAACAACTTTTTTAGCACCTGCATCAATGTGAGCTTGTGATTTAGCTTTTGTTACATAGAAACCTGTACATTCAAGTACTACGTCTACGTCTAATTCTCCCCATGGAAGTTCTTTAGCATCAGCTTTAGCGTAGATTTTGATTTCTTTACCATTAACAATGATTGAATCTTCTGTAGCTTCAACTGTTCCGTTGTATCTACCTTGAGAAGAATCATATTTTAATAAGTGTGCTAACATTGCTGGGTTAGTTAAATCGTTGATTGCTACGATTTCATAACCTTCTGCTCCGAACATTTGTCTGAAAGCAAGACGTCCAATACGTCCAAATCCATTAATCGCTACTTTTACTGCCATTATTGGTTCCTCCTTGAAATAATCATTTTTTTAATTTTATATTCAAATCGCCGATAATAGTATGTACTAGACCTGACGATATGATACCTGTTTCATTTTACCATCTATTCCTTGGGAATGCTATGGTAAATGTTAATTATTTAACCTTTAACGGCTAAGTGATTTAAAATCGCTGTAGCTGCATCCTCATCTACAATAAGATAACCTTCTTGAAGAAGTGACCTTGTGGCTAAAATGGCTTCTGCTTTACTCTTGCCACCAGCTACTGCAATACGAATAGGAATTTTCTTTGCCATATCTGGCGCCACACCTATCACCTCTGAAGCATAAACAACTTGTCCTTCTGCATTAAAATAATGTCTAAATGCCTCAGCTACTGCCGTCTTTTGCTCTAATAGATTAAGTACCTCTTGTGGTTCTTTACGATGTTTTGCCATTTTTAGGGCATTACCTATTCCAAATATAATCATATCTGTTTTCCCTAGTTTTTGCAATAATTTTTCTATTTGTGGTTCGTTTTTTATTAGGCTAATCGATTGATGACTAAGGTTGTCAGGGATTGTTAAAATCTCATACATACCACCTAATTTATTGGCTAATTCTACTGCAATGGTGTTAGCATGAAGCTCTACTCTTTGACCCACACTTCCTCTAGCAGGCAAGACATGTAAATTCTCATAATGCTGCTGACTCTTAGGCATATAATGTACCATGTTAGCCATGGTGGTTCCACCAGTAATGGCTATGGTCGTATGTGCAGTTAACATTTCTTCTAATAAACTGCTAACAGCAAAGCCAAGACTTGTTTTCGTTTCTTCATCTTGCTCTAGGTTACCTTTTAAAATAATGGCACGTTTTAAACCAAGCTTTTCTTTAAGTTCTTCTTCCTGCCTTGTAAGTGCTTCTAAATAGTGGAGTGGAAGATATAAAGTATTTAAAACCTCTTCTCCAGGCTTCGTAATAATAATGCCTTGCACTGTAACAGCTACTAGTCCGTTTTGTGCTAATTTATCTACTTCTCCTCTAATCGTGCGTTCTGAAAGTGCTAGATGAGTCGTTAAGCTTCTTCTACCAATAGGCCCTTTTTGCATAATGGTTTGCAGTAAAGCATAACGTACTTTAAATAACTCTATGGCTTCTGGAAGTAGTTTTTCTACTGCTACAATCTTATTTTGCATGTCGATGCTCCTCGGGAACATTTTTGTCCCATATTTTAGCTTTCTGTCCCACATCTTTATTGTATATAACTTCCTACAATTAATCAATCTTTTTATGCCATATTTTTATTTTTTTATGATAGATTTTAGTTTTTAACATTACTTACCATTTCTAGTTGTTTCAAGGTTTTGCTTTATGTCGACCTCTCAGGTATAGTTTGAAATAGCTTAATTAAAAATGATATTAAGACAAATAAAAAAAGATGTCTCATTTTGTAGACATCTTTTTTATCAAGAAGTTTATTCTTTATTTATGCAATAGGATGAAGATTCAATTCTTCTGTTGTTAATGACCTATTTTCATCTAAAATGGTTTGTGCAATATTAGAGGCATGGTCTGAAATACGTTCCACATTACTAACTGTATCTAAGAACACAATACCGGCCAAAGAGTCACAAGTATTAGAAGCAAGACGTTTCATATGACGAGAACGTAATTTTGCTTCCATGGCATCTACACTCTCTTCTAATGGTAATGCATTTTTTGCAATGGTCTTATCTCCAAACTCGTAGGCTTGAAGTGATAATTCAAAGCATTTAATAGCTGTATCTGTAATCTCTTTAAGCTCATCTATAGCTGTTTTAGAAAAATTCAAGTCTTTTTCAATTAAGCTTTGCGCCAATTCTGCGATGTTTTCTGCATGGTCACCAACACGTTCAATGTCACTTACAGTATGGAATAATCCTGTAATAACTGTATGTTCATGTTCCGAAAGAGAAACATTACTTAATTTAACGAGGTAATGATTAATGCCGTGTTGCAATTGGTTGATAATTTTTTCGCGGTCGAAAACTTCTTGTATTTTCTTTTCATCCTTATCAAATAATGCTTGTACTGCTACTTTTGCATTTTGTTCTGCAATATTACCCATACGTACGACTTCTTTAACTGCATTTTCTACAGCAAAGGTTGGTGTTTCGAGGATACGCTCATCCAGATGCTGAAGTTCTCCTTCTTCAGCCGTATCATTCCCTGGAATAATATGTTCAGCCAGATAAACAAGTACACTTGCAAATGGGAATAATAAAAAGGTATTAAGCACATTAAATATAGTGTGAACCATACTAATATGTGTCACTTCAATACTCACAGAACCTAATTCTGGTGCTACAAACTTGAAACCAATGAGTGCTAGAATTGCAAACAGAATTGAGCCCAATAAGTTAAATAAGAAGTGAACTGTAGCTGCTCTTTTAGCATTTTTACTAGCACCTATACTAGAAAGGATGGCAGTAATACAAGTTCCTATGTTTTGTCCTAAAATAATGTAAATCGCTGAATCCCAAGGTACAAGGGCAGCTGTCGCTAACGCCTGCAGAATACCAACAGAAGCTGAAGAGCTTTGGATAACCGCTGTTACAAGAGCACCTGTCAAAATACCTAATAGTGGATTTTTACCTAATATGATAAAGGCATTTTTAATTTCTTCTAATCCACTTAGTGGTTTAGCTGCATTACTCATCATATCAAGTCCTAAAAATAAAGCACCAAAGCCAAAAATAATTTGACCAATATGTTTTGCACTTTGTTTCTTAGCAAACATTGTCATAACGACACCAATAATAATACAAATTGGGGCTAGAACAGATGGTTTTAAGAAACTTGTCCATTCTCCTAAAGAAACAATCCATGCCGTAACAGTTGTTCCTATATTCGCTCCCATAATAACACCTACAGCTTGTTTAAGGGACATTAAACCTGCGTTAACAAATCCAACGACCATAACCGTAGTAGCTGACGAACTTTGTATCAGAGCTGTAACACCTGCACCTACTAATACACCTAAAAAGCGATTATTAGTAAGAACTCCTAACAAATTCTTCATTCTGCTACCAGCTGCTTTTTGTAGACCTTCTCCCATATACTCCATACCGAAGAGAAATAATCCAAAGCCTCCTAAGAAGCCTAGGGCCACATTAAGCCAGTTTATATCATTCATCATTATCCTCCCAAGGTTGTTTTACATTCAGACTCATTTTATCATCATCTTTTTTGATAAACAAGTTCTATTTTTAATTTCATAAAAAAATTTTTTTCTAGCTATTTTGACTTTTTTCATGTTTCCTTGTAATATCTAAGGTTAGCCATTTTAAAAGAGGCATTCTTTTTTTGTCTAAGGTAGGATTATTGATATGATTTTATTCTTCACTGGCTAAAATTCTATTTTCATCTAAAATAAGCATGGCGATATTGGAAGCATGATCTGAAATACGCTCTACATTACTAATCATGTCCAAAAAGAGAATACCTGCTAAAGGATCGCAGCGCTCTTCTACTAAACGCTTCATATGTCTAGAACGTAATTTTTCTTCTAACTTATCTACTTGCATTTCTAATGGTAAGACTTGTTGCGCTATACTTCTATCACTAAATTCATAAGCTTTAAGCGCTGTTTCAAAACAATTCAGTGCTATGCTAGAAATATCTTTTAATTCTTTTTGTGCCTGCTCTGAAAATTTCAAGTCTTGTTCTTTTAAACTAACTGCTAACTCTGCAATATTATCCGCATGATCACCTACACGTTCAATATCACTTACCATATGAAAGAGTCCTGTTACTGTTAAATGTTCTTTCTCAGAAAGTGAGGCATTACTTAATTTAACAAGATACATGTTAATACTTTGTTGCATAGCATTAATGCTTCTTTCTCTATCAAATACTTGCTGTATTTTCTTTTCATCTCTTTCAAAAAGAGCATTAATAGCTGTATCTACATTTTGAGATGCAATACGTCCCATACGAATAACTTCTTTAATAGCATTTTCAATAGCAAAGGATGGTGTTTCTATAATTCTTTCATCTAAATGTTGTAAACCTTCTTCAGACTGTTCCTTTCCTTTAATAATGTGTTCAGCCAGATATACCAGCGTACCTGCGAAAGGAAAAAGTATTAATGTATTAAGTAAATTAAAGGTCGTATGAACAATACTAATATCTGTAACATTAATTAATATATTTTGGTATTGTGGTACAAGAAATTGAAAAGCTATAATTGCCAAAATCATAAATATAACAGAGCCAATCAAATTAAATAAAAAGTGGATAAAAGCAGCTCTTTTTGCATTTACACCTGCACCTATGCTTGATAAAAGAGCAGTCACACAGGTACCAATATTTTGTCCTAAAATAATATAAATAGCCGAACTCCAAGGCACAAGCCCCGCCAGTGCTAATGCTTGAAGAATGCCTACTGAAGCCGAAGAACTTTGTATAATAGCCGTTACCACAGCTCCGGTTAGAATACCCAAGAAAGGATTACTACCAAGCACCACAAACAGATTGCGTACACCTTCTAGTCCACTTAGGGGTTTAGCTGCACCACTCATCATATCAAGTCCTAAAAATAAACCACCAAAACCAAATAAGATTTGTCCTATAGACCTTGCTTGTGACTTCTTAGCAAACATCATTAAACCAACACCTGCGACAATAAAAATCGGTGCTAATACAGAAGGCTTTAAAAACTGGGTCCACTCACCTAAGGAGACAATCCACGCTGTTACCGTAGTTCCTATATTAGCTCCCATAATCACACCTACAGCTTGGGTTAAAGACATAAGCCCTGCATTTACAAAACCTACTATCATAACTGTAGTTGCCGATGAACTTTGTATCAAAGCTGTTACACCCGCTCCTACAAGCACACCTAAGAAACGGTTACTAGTAAGGATACCTAGTAAGTTTTTCATCTTGCTACCGGCCGCTTTTTGAAGACCTTTCCCCATAAATTCCATGCCAAATAAGAAGAGGCCAAAGCCTCCTAAAAAATTTAAACCCAATTCAAGCCAATTTATTTCTGCCATACAATCCTCCGGTTAAATACGATTTATAGTTAATATTTCACATCCGGCAATTTTTATAACTTTTTTTGAAATAAATATGAAAATAAAAAACAAGTAATGAACAGGATTAATCTTTTTCCTGCTATTACTTGTTTTAATATCTAAGCTTTTATTTTATTATTTAAACCTTTTTTCTTATAAAATCGTTCCGCCACCAATAAGCTTGTCCCCATCATAAAGTACAAGCGCTTGTCCAGGCGTAATGGCACGTTGCTTCTCATCAAAGATACACTGAATTGTATCTTCATCTATCATTTTTATCGTACAAGGTTGTGGTGCTTGATTGTATCTGATCTTACCTAAACAGTGCATTTCACCCTCTAAGTGTTCAAAAGGCATGAAATTAACTTGATTAGCCGTTACCGTTGTATCAAATAAATCCTCATTATCTCCAATAACCACTTCATTGGTTTTTTGATTAATACGTTGTACAAAGCCTGGTTTGCCTAAAGATAAACCTAAGCCTTTTCTTTGGCCAATGGTATAATGAATAATCCCTTTATGTTTACCTAATACTTTGCCGTCTTTATTAACAAAATTACCTACTACTGGTTTTTTGCCGGTCTCTTCTTCAATATATTTTGCATAGTTATTGTCTGGTACAAAACAAATTTCTTGACTATCTGGTTTAGTAGCCACAGCAAGTCCTATTTCTTTTGCAATAGCTCTTACCTCATCCTTTGTATAGTCTCCTAAAGGCATTAAAGTATGAGCTAATTGATGCTGTGTTAAATTATAAAGGGCATAAGTTTGGTCCTTTGCTAAAGTTTTTGACTGTTTAAGACTATAACGTCCTGTTACTTCATCTCTGATGACTCTAGCGTAGTGACCTGTTGCAATATAATCTGCTCCTATTTGCAATGCTTTTTGTAGCATAGATTCCCACTTCACATAGCGATTACATGCAATACAAGGATTAGGTGTTCGTGCATTTTGGTATTCATCTAAAAAGTAATCTATGACATGCTTTTTAAAATCACTTCTAAAGTTAACTACATAGTGAGGTATATCAAGCTTTTGGCAAACTCTTCTTGCATCATCTACAGCGGAGAGGCCACAGCAACCACCATCACTGTCTTCAGGCGCTCCTTCTTGCCAGATTTGCATAGTCATCCCAATGACTTCATAGCCTTGCTCTTTTAAAAGATACGCCGTAACCGAGCTATCTACGCCCCCTGACATACCTACTACTACTTTCTTCTTAGTCGTTTCACTCATTAGCAACAACCAGAACCTTCTTCATGATCGTGGTCGTGATGATCATGGTCATGTACGTCTGCTACTGGTTCTTTTAATCCTTCAATAGTAATATTGTTCTTTTTCGCATAATCCCAAAGTGCTGCGTGAAGTGATTCTTCTGCAAGTAGTGAACAGTGCATTTTTACTGGTGGAAGGCCATCTAGAGCTTCTGCTACTGATTTATTTGTAATCTTTAAAGCTTCTTCAATGGTTTTGCCAATAACAAGTTCTGTTGCCATTGAACTTGTTGCTACAGCTGCACCACAACCAAATGTCTTAAATTTAGCATCTTTAATAATACCATCTTCTATTTGAAGATATACTTTCATAATATCTCCGCATTTTGCATTTCCTACTGTACCAACACCACTAGCATTTTCAATTTCACCAACATTTCTTGGATTCATAAAATGATCCATAACTTTTTCACTATACATATTTTTCACCTCTTATGATTAATAAGTTTTATGAGCCTTTGTATCTCTCGTTTCTAAATACTCATTCTGTACTTTTACTATTTATTCTTCATTGTATTTCTTAATTTTTTATTCTTACTTCTTTCAACTATATCTTTTTAACTCTTCATTCTTATTTATTAATTCTTCATTGCATTCTTAACTTCTTCCCAAAGTGGAGACATATCTCTCATTCTTTGAACAATAGCTGGCATTTTTTCAAGTACTACATCGATTTCTTCTTCTGTGTTTTGTACACCTAAAGTAAATCTAATAGAACCATGTGCTTTTTCGTGTGGAATACCTAAAGCTAAAAGTACATGGGAAGGATCAAGAGAGCCTGATGTACAAGCTGATCCACTAGATGCTGCAATACCATTCATATCAAGTAGAAGCAAAAGTGACTCACCTTCTACATATTCTACACCAATATTAGCATTATTAGCCAAACGCTTTGTTGGATGTCCATTTAATTTACAATAAGGTATAGATTCTAGTAAACCTTTAATAAGTTTGTCACGAAGTTTTGTCATTTTTTCAATCTTCGCGTCAAAGTCTGTATAAGTTAACTCCATTGCTTTAGCAAGACCTACGATACCCGGTACATTTTCTGTACCTGCGCGGCGTCCTCTTTCTTGCCCACCACCATGGATTAAGTTTTCAAGTTTTAGGCCTCTTTTAATGAATAAGACACCCATTCCTTTTGGGCCATTGATTTTGTGACCTGATAAAGAAAGTAAATCAATGTTTTGGTCTTTCACATCAATTCTCACTTGACCTACAGCTTGCACAGCATCTGTATGGAAAGGGATTTTGTGTGCTTTAGCAACAGCACCAATTTCTTTAATTGGCATAATGGTACCAATTTCATTATTAGCGTACATGATGCTAATTAAAATAGTTGTATCTTTGATAGCTGCTTCTACCGCTTCTGGGCTTACTAAACCATTATCATCTACATCTAGATAAGTCACCTCGTAGCCGTGCTTTTCTAGATATTCACAAGTATGAAGGACTGCATGATGTTCGATTTTAGTAGTAATAATATGATTACCTTTATTTTTATGAGCTTCTGCAATTCCTTTAATTGCCCAGTTATCTGCTTCTGAACCACCACTAGTAAAGAATATCTCATTTGTTTGTGACCCAATATATTTAGCAATTGTTTCTCTTGATTCATCAAGAGCTTTTTTATTCATTTGAGCAATTTGATAAACGCTAGATGGGTTACCAAAGCTTTCTGTAAAATAAGGAAGCATTGCTTCAACGACTTCTTTACGTACAGGGGTTGTTGCTGCATTATCAAGATATATTTTATTCATTTTATGACCTCCCTTAAATCTTCTTAAATGTAGTAACTTTGCGCTGCATTTTCATTGATTTTTTCATAATCAGCCATAAGCTGATCTAAGGTAATATTATCGACTACTCGGTCAATACTATCCCTTATTTTTTCCCAAACTGATTTAGTTACACATTTACCATCTAAAAAGCAATGTGTATCACCATCTTTACAAGTACAATCTGTAGGAGCTAAAGACCCTTCTAGAGCTCTTAAAACCTCGCCGATTGTAATCTCTTCTGGTGGCTTTGCTAAAGCATAACCACCTTGGGCGCCTCTTTGGCTTATCACCAATTTATTTTTCTTAAGGAGTGCCATAAGCTGCTCCAAATAATTTTCTGACATTGAAAGCCTCTCTGCTATGCTTTTAAGAGATATGTGTTTTTCCTTTGAATAAACACCTAAATCCACCATA
Coding sequences:
- a CDS encoding Na/Pi cotransporter family protein; the encoded protein is MNDINWLNVALGFLGGFGLFLFGMEYMGEGLQKAAGSRMKNLLGVLTNNRFLGVLVGAGVTALIQSSSATTVMVVGFVNAGLMSLKQAVGVIMGANIGTTVTAWIVSLGEWTSFLKPSVLAPICIIIGVVMTMFAKKQSAKHIGQIIFGFGALFLGLDMMSNAAKPLSGLEEIKNAFIILGKNPLLGILTGALVTAVIQSSSASVGILQALATAALVPWDSAIYIILGQNIGTCITAILSSIGASKNAKRAATVHFLFNLLGSILFAILALIGFKFVAPELGSVSIEVTHISMVHTIFNVLNTFLLFPFASVLVYLAEHIIPGNDTAEEGELQHLDERILETPTFAVENAVKEVVRMGNIAEQNAKVAVQALFDKDEKKIQEVFDREKIINQLQHGINHYLVKLSNVSLSEHEHTVITGLFHTVSDIERVGDHAENIAELAQSLIEKDLNFSKTAIDELKEITDTAIKCFELSLQAYEFGDKTIAKNALPLEESVDAMEAKLRSRHMKRLASNTCDSLAGIVFLDTVSNVERISDHASNIAQTILDENRSLTTEELNLHPIA
- a CDS encoding Na/Pi cotransporter family protein, whose amino-acid sequence is MAEINWLELGLNFLGGFGLFLFGMEFMGKGLQKAAGSKMKNLLGILTSNRFLGVLVGAGVTALIQSSSATTVMIVGFVNAGLMSLTQAVGVIMGANIGTTVTAWIVSLGEWTQFLKPSVLAPIFIVAGVGLMMFAKKSQARSIGQILFGFGGLFLGLDMMSGAAKPLSGLEGVRNLFVVLGSNPFLGILTGAVVTAIIQSSSASVGILQALALAGLVPWSSAIYIILGQNIGTCVTALLSSIGAGVNAKRAAFIHFLFNLIGSVIFMILAIIAFQFLVPQYQNILINVTDISIVHTTFNLLNTLILFPFAGTLVYLAEHIIKGKEQSEEGLQHLDERIIETPSFAIENAIKEVIRMGRIASQNVDTAINALFERDEKKIQQVFDRERSINAMQQSINMYLVKLSNASLSEKEHLTVTGLFHMVSDIERVGDHADNIAELAVSLKEQDLKFSEQAQKELKDISSIALNCFETALKAYEFSDRSIAQQVLPLEMQVDKLEEKLRSRHMKRLVEERCDPLAGILFLDMISNVERISDHASNIAMLILDENRILASEE
- the mnmA gene encoding tRNA 2-thiouridine(34) synthase MnmA, whose translation is MSETTKKKVVVGMSGGVDSSVTAYLLKEQGYEVIGMTMQIWQEGAPEDSDGGCCGLSAVDDARRVCQKLDIPHYVVNFRSDFKKHVIDYFLDEYQNARTPNPCIACNRYVKWESMLQKALQIGADYIATGHYARVIRDEVTGRYSLKQSKTLAKDQTYALYNLTQHQLAHTLMPLGDYTKDEVRAIAKEIGLAVATKPDSQEICFVPDNNYAKYIEEETGKKPVVGNFVNKDGKVLGKHKGIIHYTIGQRKGLGLSLGKPGFVQRINQKTNEVVIGDNEDLFDTTVTANQVNFMPFEHLEGEMHCLGKIRYNQAPQPCTIKMIDEDTIQCIFDEKQRAITPGQALVLYDGDKLIGGGTIL
- the nifU gene encoding Fe-S cluster assembly scaffold protein NifU — protein: MYSEKVMDHFMNPRNVGEIENASGVGTVGNAKCGDIMKVYLQIEDGIIKDAKFKTFGCGAAVATSSMATELVIGKTIEEALKITNKSVAEALDGLPPVKMHCSLLAEESLHAALWDYAKKNNITIEGLKEPVADVHDHDHHDHDHEEGSGCC